The following are encoded in a window of Solidesulfovibrio magneticus RS-1 genomic DNA:
- a CDS encoding tyrosine-type recombinase/integrase, producing MSVHMRKNNGTYYVAYRNAEGKQTTKTFGKGREGRRAAQKFDKQVKDHGPVPPSTPEAISEVVAVADKIYLDQLAQMYINTRKVEGTTVKTLNEIRSFLKKHLIPVFAQRPIDEIRYDEILTIVGKAYADHSPVTRGRYLSYLKTVFQFGVKQDLIEKNPLRHWKKAKEHPRDTKLTVADLMKIKAVAAPHLAWAIEIAWNLGVRTGESELFALKWADVDWAQSTVKVFATKTKSARVIPISPEFMARLKEMQGRAKTEYLIEYAGRPVKQFRMSFRSACKRAEIPYHVVLYDIRHLLATTLLQEGGDLSAVSKLMGHSSVHMTANQYYHLLGDEKRRTIAKLPSLNA from the coding sequence ATGTCCGTTCATATGCGGAAAAACAACGGCACCTACTACGTTGCCTACCGGAATGCCGAGGGCAAGCAGACGACCAAAACCTTCGGCAAGGGCCGGGAGGGACGCAGGGCGGCCCAGAAATTCGACAAGCAGGTCAAGGACCACGGCCCGGTCCCGCCGAGCACCCCTGAGGCCATCTCCGAAGTGGTGGCCGTCGCCGACAAGATTTATCTCGACCAACTGGCCCAGATGTATATCAACACGAGGAAGGTCGAAGGAACAACGGTCAAAACCCTTAATGAGATCAGGTCGTTCCTGAAGAAACACCTGATACCCGTCTTCGCTCAACGACCCATCGACGAGATTCGTTACGATGAGATATTGACGATCGTGGGCAAGGCCTACGCCGATCATTCCCCCGTCACGCGGGGAAGGTATCTGTCCTACCTGAAGACCGTCTTTCAGTTCGGGGTCAAACAGGACCTCATCGAAAAGAACCCGCTGCGCCACTGGAAGAAAGCAAAAGAGCACCCCCGTGACACCAAGCTGACCGTCGCTGACCTTATGAAGATCAAGGCCGTCGCGGCCCCGCATCTGGCCTGGGCCATCGAGATCGCCTGGAACCTGGGCGTCCGCACCGGGGAATCCGAACTCTTCGCCCTGAAATGGGCCGACGTCGACTGGGCACAATCGACCGTCAAGGTCTTCGCCACCAAAACCAAATCGGCAAGGGTGATCCCGATCTCTCCCGAGTTCATGGCTCGGCTGAAGGAAATGCAGGGACGCGCCAAGACCGAATATTTGATCGAATACGCCGGCCGGCCCGTCAAACAGTTCCGGATGTCGTTCCGGTCAGCCTGCAAGCGGGCTGAAATCCCTTACCACGTGGTCCTCTATGACATCCGCCATCTGTTAGCCACCACCCTCCTTCAGGAAGGCGGCGACTTATCGGCGGTGAGCAAGCTTATGGGGCACTCGTCGGTGCACATGACTGCGAACCAGTATTACCACCTGCTCGGTGACGAGAAGCGTCGCACCATCGCCAAGTTGCCGAGCTTGAACGCCTAA
- a CDS encoding bacteriohemerythrin: MPIAQWDDYLSVGHSKIDSQHERLFVYINKLQDSIEKKYVLGDIRVLLVDLYRYARYHFSEEESLMRSSGYPMLNEHISSHNDFLVSIDRFIVDERLDSMSLRVDVITFLVTWIMNHIPYVDQNFFMYLKSQEI; the protein is encoded by the coding sequence ATGCCAATTGCGCAGTGGGATGACTACCTTTCTGTTGGTCACAGCAAGATAGACAGTCAGCATGAGAGACTTTTTGTTTACATTAATAAACTTCAGGATTCTATAGAAAAAAAATATGTCCTTGGTGATATTCGTGTGTTGCTGGTTGATTTGTATAGATATGCTAGGTATCATTTTTCTGAAGAAGAGTCTTTGATGCGATCTTCTGGTTACCCCATGCTTAATGAACACATTTCTAGTCATAATGACTTTCTTGTGAGCATCGATAGGTTTATTGTTGACGAACGCTTAGATTCGATGTCTTTGCGGGTTGATGTGATTACTTTTTTAGTGACTTGGATTATGAATCATATCCCATATGTCGATCAAAACTTTTTTATGTACCTTAAGTCTCAGGAAATTTGA
- a CDS encoding tyrosine-type recombinase/integrase, protein MKVEPITEPKSIKSIKKILSDNHRDKLLFIMGINTGLRVQDLLALKKKDVKDVQAGERVILREKKTGKENVFIINKEIKTALDEHLSTAKLEDNHYLFKSRKGSNYPLSTYAVTKYVKAWAEAVNLKGNYGAHTLRKTWCYHQRKTFGVSWEVLAKRLNHSSPSITRRYLGIQEEEVEEILLNTI, encoded by the coding sequence ATGAAGGTCGAACCAATTACTGAACCAAAGTCCATTAAGAGCATCAAGAAAATCCTTTCTGACAACCATCGAGACAAATTACTGTTCATCATGGGCATCAACACTGGGCTTCGCGTGCAGGACTTACTTGCGCTTAAAAAGAAGGACGTCAAAGACGTCCAAGCTGGAGAGCGAGTAATCTTACGCGAGAAGAAGACTGGCAAGGAAAACGTCTTCATTATTAACAAGGAGATCAAGACTGCCCTTGACGAGCATCTATCAACAGCAAAGCTAGAAGACAACCACTACTTATTCAAAAGTAGAAAAGGTTCGAACTATCCGCTTTCGACATATGCCGTCACCAAGTACGTCAAAGCATGGGCTGAAGCTGTGAATCTCAAAGGAAACTACGGAGCCCATACCTTGCGCAAAACCTGGTGCTACCACCAGCGCAAGACCTTCGGTGTCTCCTGGGAAGTTTTGGCGAAGCGGCTGAACCATTCCAGCCCGTCGATTACGCGCCGGTACCTTGGCATCCAAGAGGAGGAGGTAGAGGAGATTTTGCTCAACACAATCTAA
- a CDS encoding 3',5'-cyclic-nucleotide phosphodiesterase: MKLRVLGCSGSDLPGHNLTSFCVNDTILLDAGSVTSSLDLAAQARLEHIFVSHSHLDHIKDILFLADNLIEFFVAGSRAPVAIHGLPEVLDAISTHLLNDTIWPDFTVIPTDSPVLTYAPMIPGVPVVIGDLSVAAYPVNHAKAASGFVLWQDGGTRNLAYTGDTGPCDDFWKAMDALPFALTNLITEASFPSSMEALATASKHLTPKLLRAELDKLRARPDIFIYHLKAPFADVIVDELARELAGYHYRLLREHDCIDI, encoded by the coding sequence ATGAAGCTGCGCGTGCTCGGATGCTCCGGCTCGGACCTGCCGGGGCACAACCTCACCTCGTTTTGCGTCAACGACACCATCCTCCTCGACGCCGGCTCCGTCACCTCCTCCCTGGACCTCGCCGCTCAGGCCAGGCTCGAACATATTTTCGTCAGCCACAGCCACCTCGACCATATCAAGGACATCCTGTTTCTGGCCGACAACCTCATCGAGTTCTTCGTCGCCGGCAGCCGCGCCCCAGTGGCCATCCACGGCTTGCCCGAAGTCCTCGACGCCATATCCACACACCTTTTAAACGACACCATCTGGCCCGACTTCACCGTCATCCCCACGGATTCGCCGGTGTTGACCTACGCCCCCATGATCCCGGGCGTGCCGGTCGTCATTGGCGATCTCAGCGTCGCCGCCTATCCCGTCAACCACGCCAAGGCCGCCTCGGGCTTCGTCCTGTGGCAGGACGGCGGCACGCGAAACCTCGCCTACACCGGCGACACCGGCCCCTGCGACGACTTCTGGAAGGCCATGGACGCCCTGCCCTTTGCGCTTACAAACCTGATCACCGAGGCCTCCTTCCCCTCTTCCATGGAAGCCCTGGCCACGGCCTCCAAGCACCTGACCCCGAAGCTCCTGCGCGCCGAACTCGACAAACTGCGCGCCCGGCCGGACATCTTCATCTACCACTTAAAGGCCCCGTTCGCCGACGTCATCGTGGACGAACTGGCCCGTGAACTGGCCGGCTACCACTACCGGCTCCTGCGAGAACATGACTGCATCGACATCTGA
- a CDS encoding GGDEF domain-containing protein — translation MSTDCQSDSCAIKKICSEMHKIGCGNDLSWLAVVLFVRNLVSNFSIFTDEQKSAMQRSVFGRLANNGSLDGKFEQIIDDLEVFIASNQATVAAEEELESQIKVTSSLAMVVNEFISESLSSEQERGKLLNAFGRETLEVLSEADDLEALRPKLKVLLKSMLVHYKEKAKEWERRARFLEQTVNVDPLLAPLHNRRYLESYLRTAIEQNQVDNSPLSVLMLDIDNFKEVNDTYGHQVGDDVLRTLAKIISAHSEKYGWFAARYGGDELVVVCAVSVDEALLHSDAIRLAVQNYEFKPRINGKLADGSIRFTVSIGVAGYQLGMSSDELLNCADKAMYDVKGTGKNNVAQFGVINVEPEW, via the coding sequence ATGTCGACAGATTGTCAAAGCGATTCTTGCGCTATTAAAAAAATTTGTTCCGAAATGCATAAAATTGGATGTGGTAATGACCTGTCCTGGCTAGCAGTTGTTCTTTTTGTTAGAAACTTGGTTAGTAACTTTTCTATATTTACGGATGAACAAAAGTCAGCTATGCAAAGAAGCGTCTTTGGTAGATTGGCGAATAATGGTTCTTTGGATGGCAAATTTGAGCAGATCATTGATGATCTTGAGGTGTTTATAGCAAGCAACCAGGCCACTGTCGCTGCGGAAGAGGAACTTGAGTCCCAGATAAAGGTTACCTCCTCATTGGCCATGGTTGTTAATGAATTTATAAGTGAGTCGTTGTCTTCAGAACAAGAGCGCGGAAAATTGCTGAACGCTTTCGGGCGGGAGACATTGGAAGTGCTTTCCGAAGCTGATGACCTCGAAGCTTTGAGGCCAAAGCTGAAAGTTCTGCTGAAAAGCATGCTGGTGCATTATAAGGAAAAAGCCAAGGAGTGGGAAAGGAGGGCACGCTTTCTTGAACAAACAGTAAATGTTGACCCGCTTTTGGCTCCACTTCATAATCGTCGGTATCTTGAGTCTTACCTTCGGACTGCTATAGAACAAAATCAAGTTGATAATAGTCCTCTTTCTGTCTTAATGCTTGATATTGATAATTTTAAAGAAGTCAATGACACATATGGTCATCAAGTTGGTGACGATGTCTTGAGGACTTTAGCGAAAATTATCAGTGCGCATTCTGAAAAATATGGGTGGTTTGCCGCTCGGTATGGTGGAGACGAACTGGTTGTTGTGTGTGCTGTTTCTGTTGATGAAGCATTACTGCATTCTGATGCAATACGTTTGGCTGTTCAAAATTATGAATTCAAGCCAAGGATTAACGGAAAGCTGGCAGATGGATCGATTCGATTTACGGTGTCTATTGGGGTCGCTGGGTATCAGTTGGGTATGTCGTCGGATGAACTTTTGAATTGTGCAGATAAGGCTATGTACGATGTAAAAGGTACTGGAAAGAATAATGTTGCTCAGTTTGGCGTTATAAATGTTGAGCCGGAATGGTGA
- a CDS encoding bifunctional folylpolyglutamate synthase/dihydrofolate synthase, with amino-acid sequence MTASTSDFPDFAAFAAYLDSLGLFHMDLGPGRMRAALAGLRLESLPHLAAQVVGTNGKGSTAALLAGLLAAHGLPTGLYLSPHFVSVRERILLGGKMISEEDWTRAASAVQAAVAGRGLDGRLTYFELLTAMAAWLFADLGAEAAVYEAGLGGAGDATTALPRDLTLFTPMGLDHASVIGPTLADIALDKAGALIPSGQAVTGPQPAEAAAVLRREALARGTRLFDAAELAAYDPSSRQATLLFPKRLDVPDVKLKLAGPHQAQNAALALAGFALCAEAMGIAPDSEAVRRALAETFLPGRLHLLRLPGMAPALLLDSAHNLPALTALETALKALLVSPTALIFTCLADKDFEAMASMAARLTTGPIYVPELPGVSRARPAAEVAARLGKRAMAVAGPREALEAVEKLDGTVLVCGSMYLLAALFADRPN; translated from the coding sequence ATGACTGCATCGACATCTGATTTTCCCGATTTCGCCGCCTTTGCGGCCTATCTCGACTCCCTCGGCCTTTTTCACATGGACCTCGGCCCCGGGCGGATGCGCGCGGCCCTGGCCGGGCTTCGCCTGGAAAGCCTGCCCCATCTGGCCGCCCAGGTGGTCGGCACCAACGGCAAGGGTTCCACGGCCGCCTTGCTGGCCGGCCTGCTCGCCGCCCACGGCCTGCCTACGGGGCTGTATCTGTCGCCCCATTTCGTGAGCGTGCGCGAGCGCATCCTCCTGGGCGGCAAGATGATCTCCGAAGAGGATTGGACCCGGGCGGCAAGCGCCGTCCAGGCCGCCGTGGCCGGACGCGGCCTGGACGGCCGACTCACCTATTTTGAACTTTTAACCGCCATGGCCGCCTGGCTCTTCGCCGATCTCGGGGCCGAGGCCGCCGTCTATGAAGCCGGCCTGGGCGGGGCCGGCGACGCCACCACGGCGCTGCCCCGCGACCTGACGCTCTTCACACCCATGGGCCTGGACCACGCCTCGGTCATCGGGCCGACACTCGCCGACATCGCCCTCGACAAGGCCGGAGCGCTTATTCCCAGCGGCCAGGCCGTCACCGGTCCCCAGCCGGCCGAGGCCGCCGCCGTGCTGCGCCGCGAGGCGCTGGCTCGCGGCACGCGGCTTTTCGACGCAGCCGAACTGGCCGCCTACGATCCGTCGTCGCGCCAGGCCACGCTCCTTTTCCCCAAACGCCTGGACGTCCCGGACGTGAAGCTGAAACTCGCTGGGCCGCACCAAGCCCAAAACGCCGCCCTGGCCCTGGCCGGCTTCGCCCTGTGCGCCGAGGCCATGGGCATCGCCCCGGACTCCGAGGCCGTGCGCCGCGCCCTGGCCGAGACCTTCCTGCCCGGACGGCTCCATCTACTGCGTTTGCCGGGCATGGCTCCGGCGTTGCTGCTGGACAGCGCCCACAACCTGCCGGCCCTTACCGCCCTGGAGACTGCCCTCAAGGCCCTGCTCGTCTCGCCCACGGCGCTTATCTTCACCTGCCTGGCCGACAAGGACTTCGAGGCCATGGCGTCGATGGCCGCCCGGCTGACCACCGGCCCCATCTACGTGCCCGAGCTGCCGGGCGTGTCCCGGGCCCGACCGGCGGCCGAAGTCGCCGCCCGCCTGGGCAAGCGCGCCATGGCCGTGGCCGGTCCGCGCGAGGCGCTGGAAGCCGTGGAAAAGCTCGACGGCACGGTGCTTGTCTGCGGCTCCATGTACCTCTTGGCCGCGCTGTTCGCCGACCGCCCAAATTGA